Proteins encoded by one window of Rutidosis leptorrhynchoides isolate AG116_Rl617_1_P2 chromosome 7, CSIRO_AGI_Rlap_v1, whole genome shotgun sequence:
- the LOC139859323 gene encoding protein FAR1-RELATED SEQUENCE 11-like — protein MINLDLNTIPNEEEDEILDNEPFVGQAFSNFEEAHLFYKNYAMQHGFAIRKDRSDKKKDRIVTRDIYCHRGGKRSLKARDPSKDQRNRGSVRCGCNAYVRLTFKKSCDIFPDEWHITKFIKDHNHELLSKEDMRFLPVNRIITTEDEDQILLYKEAGLNVRQIIRVMELQKHVKHGDLSFFERDIRNLFTKVKNKLGEIALDTTYKVNAYDMPCALFVGVNNHGKTVLFGSALLRNETKHTFSWLMKTFLTIMKKPPKTIITDQDRWMSEAIAIEMPTTKHSYCIWHITEKFSSWFTGLLRTKYQSWCTDFYKLYRMNSIEEFEYHWPLIIGRSESINGFIKKLVSFNTSLKDFVRQVYLAVEEIKNGESQIKMLTTLRNTSIKVKSPLEEQASKLLTPFAFKKFQEEFERSSQYLIVKGEGNKYVIRYFNGENHTNHKVYWDGSQASCTCKNFEFWGILCRHVFRVLTYTDCFKIPPPYLPLRWCCNSLHGDDVSKIVPLDNQPVILGDLRDEEDVLCPPKSKTKGRPRKRRLKGGKELATKATKRCSICKESGHTKPTCKIYQNVDVLYYVLVVQFLSVIYHLIKDFNIPKLKM, from the exons ATGATTAATCTGGACTTGAACACTATCCCAAATGAAGAAGAGGATGAAATATTAGATAATGAACCTTTTGTTGGTCAagctttttcaaactttgaagaagcacATTTGTTCTATAAGAACTATGCCATGCAACATGGGTTTGCAATTCGCAAGGATCGGTCCGACAAGAAAAAAGATAGGATTGTAACACGTGACATTTATTGTCATCGTGGAGGAAAAAGGTCATTAAAAGCACGTGATCCATCAAAAGATCAAAGAAACAGGGGGTCTGTAAGATGTGGGTGCAATGCATATGTGCGTCTCACATTTAAAAAAAGTTGTGATATATTTCCAGACGAATGGCATATTACAAAATTCATTAAAGATCACAATCATGAGCTATTATCCAAAGAGGACATGCGCTTCCTTCCGGTTAACCGCATCATCACGACGGAGGACGAGGATCAAATACTTTTATACAAAGAAGCTGGACTTAATGTACGTCAAATTATCCGAGTCATGGAACTCCAAAAGCATGTCAAACACGGAGATCTTTCATTCTTTGAAAGAGATATTCGCAACTTATTTACCAAAGTTAAAAACAAGCTTGGAGAAA TTGCCTTGGATACTACTTACAAGGTAAATGCGTATGATATGCCATGCGCACTTTTTGTAGGCGTCAACAATCATGGGAAAACGGTTTTATTTGGAAGTGCACTTCTTCGAAATGAGACTAAACATACTTTTAGTTGGTTGATGAAG ACTTTTCTCACGATAATGAAGAAACCACCAAAAACAATAATTACCGATCAAGATCGATGGATGTCCGAAGCAATTGCTATCGAAATGCCAACTACAAAACATAGCTATTGTATATGGCATATCACTGAAAAGTTTAGTTCTTGGTTTACCGGTCTTCTTCGTACTAAGTATCAAAGTTGGTGTACTGATTTTTACAAGCTTTATAGGATGAACTCAATTGAAGAGTTTGAGTATCATTGGCCTTTAATCATCGGCAG ATCTGAGAGCATTAATGGATTCATCAAGAAGCTTGTTTCATTCAATACAAGTTTGAAAGATTTTGTTAGACAG GTATATCTCGCGGTTGAAGAAATTAAAAATGGAGAATCACAAATAAAGATGTTGACTACTTTAAGAAATACATCTATAAAAGTCAAATCGCCATTGGAAGAACAAGCTTCTAAGCTTCTTACGCCATTTGCTTTTAAGAAGTTTCAAGAAGAATTCGAAAGATCAAGCCAATATTTAATTGTTAAAGGTGAAGGTAACAAGTACGTTATAAGGTACTTTAATGGCGAAAATCATACAAATCACAAGGTATATTGGGATGGAAGTCAAGCCTCGTGCACTTGCAAAAACTTTGAGTTTTGGGGAATACTTTGTCGACACGTATTTCGCGTTTTGACCTACACAGATTGCTTTAAAATTCCACCGCCATACTTGCCTCTACGTTGGTGTTGTAATTCGCTACACGGTGATGATGTGTCTAAAATTGTGCCATTAGACAATCAACCAGTTATTTTGGGAGATTTAAGAGACGAAGAAGATGTATTGTGTCCACCTAAGTCAAAAACGAAAGGACGTCCGAGAAAAAGGCGTCTCAAGGGTGGAAAAGAATTGGCGACTAAAGCAACTAAGAGATGCTCTATATGCAAGGAAAGTGGACATACAAAGCCTACTTGTAAGATTTATCAAAATGTCGATGTGTTGTATTACGTATTAGTAGTACAATTTTTGTCAGTTATATATCATTTAATTAAGGATTTTAATATTCCAAAATTAAAAATGTAG